In the genome of Pagrus major chromosome 17, Pma_NU_1.0, the window CATAAAACTGACAGCGCTTTCCTTGCAGCATAAGTGTGAAACAATGCcaattttttgtctttaatgaaCTTCCTGACAGGTTTTGATAAACTGAGGCAAGTACTTTGAATGTGTCAAGTACCGtatcatctttcttttttctcagtCCACCTTTACAatcctgtttctttctctttcaccctGCTGTCTGCCCTCATCAGAAACCATACAGAGTCAAAGCCCCACAAGTGTCCCCACTGTACCAAGTCATTTGCCAATTCTAGCTACCTGGCCCAACATATCCGCATCCACACCGGAGTGAAACCCTACTCCTGCTCCTACTGCCAAAAGTGCTTCAGACAGCTCAGTCACCTTCAGCAGCACAACAGGTAAGTGAGTCACTGGTCTTGGGTTTCTCATCtgcctcagtgtctctctggGGTCAGGTTAGATCACCATGAACATAATAGGAGTCCGTTTATGTACATAAAAGTGCTTTTTATTCAGGATTCACACCGGAGATCGACCATACAAGTGTGCCCATCCAGGATGTGAGAAGTCGTTCACACAACTCTCAAATTTACAGGTGTGAAAGAATGTAGTTTTCGTCTCATACAGTAAATTCATGTAATGTGTTGGTTCTAATATCCGCTGTACTGTAAAACTACTTTTGTCCAATAACCATTCTTTCTCAGTCCCATCGGCGTCAGCACAACAAGGACAAACCCTACAAGTGCACCAACTGTAATAAAGGATACATAGATGCAGCGAGCCTGGAGGTTCACATGTCTACACACACGGTCAAACATGCGAGGATCTACTCGTGTGGTCTCTGCAACCGCACTTATACCTCAGTAAGACAAATGTCCATTTCTGAAGAATATTACTACATGAAATACTATGAATCGCCTCACTAGCATCAGACAACTGGCAACTACCTTGCACCGTGTAGTCATATGTCCACTGTTTCCCCTCTACCTATCCTCCCTTCATCTCAGGAGACGTATCTGGTGAAACACATGGAGAAACACAGCCCAGACCAGTTGACTGCACCGGCAGCACAGTCGGcacaacagaaccagaaccaaaaCCAGGGCCAGGCAGAGAGCGCAGCTGGAGGATCGAGTCGAGCTGGGAGCGGAGGAGCAGGCGGAGGGCAGCAGGGGCAGAGCCAGAGCGGCTACCCCCAGACAGAAACCATTTCCTGTCCATTTGACATGCATCAGTATAAGACGGTGTCTGCAAGTGACATCCAGTACAAACCAGTCACTGTAGCGGACCTTACTTCCAACAAGGacctctgtctcactgtgtcagCATCCACTATTCAAGTGGAGCACCTCAACTCTTAGGGGGGATGAAAAGGGGCTTGGGGAAGTTAAAATTAATTCGAGGATGGAAAGTCGAAGGATATAAGCAATACTAAGATAATACAAGAACTTTGGAACACACAAATGACTGTGCCTGGATGATGGTTTGAGACAGACGGGACAAACAACATGGTGACGCAGTATACTGAATGCtataattttgattttatttttatcagtttgtctctttttttttttttctgcc includes:
- the znf384b gene encoding zinc finger protein 384b isoform X1, whose amino-acid sequence is MMEDSHFNSSYFWSPIPTVPGQIENAMFLNKMKEQQEKNASFSASSASHYQTALLTIPTPGTKTDGGGHVGGVAQLHPPHSNQNMLSVPSAGIMTAAGLVITTPQGTLVSPTSSQSFVSGHPATTMIVSALHPPDKKEGDAASHVVVMPAPSKRGRKKKTTVARIGPSGNETLILAHLASGQVATLQHHPGDPYELSNEDEDHAPKDSTKTYRNHTESKPHKCPHCTKSFANSSYLAQHIRIHTGVKPYSCSYCQKCFRQLSHLQQHNRIHTGDRPYKCAHPGCEKSFTQLSNLQSHRRQHNKDKPYKCTNCNKGYIDAASLEVHMSTHTVKHARIYSCGLCNRTYTSETYLVKHMEKHSPDQLTAPAAQSAQQNQNQNQGQAESAAGGSSRAGSGGAGGGQQGQSQSGYPQTETISCPFDMHQYKTVSASDIQYKPVTVADLTSNKDLCLTVSASTIQVEHLNS